The genomic interval gtaCCTAGGCGGGGTCTAGGAAAACTACTATTTTCAACACATaaacttatattatttttgtaacattGGTTGCTTCTTTGCATTATTTTGTGCTTTTCATCCAATAGTAAAtcacaaacaaattaaattattatattaataataataatttaactcATGTGCTGTacttttttgacttttttttttctcacaaatTTCTCCCAAGTTTCCTAACAGTTGCCCATTCGACTTTTTGACCAATGCTTGctttggtctctctctctctctctccccctttccttttaaatttctttCGTCTTCCAAACGAGTTCCATATTTCCATCTACTTTAGAAATTTTTCTTCCTTAAATTTCTTCAAGAGATCCATTATTCTATGCTCCCTATGTTCAATGACTACTACTACAAGAGGCAAAGAGCCATCttcattctttttcatttctcgGAGCAATGACAGATATGATGTGTTCTTGAGCTTTAGAGGCGAGGACATTTAGTCCACCTTTGTCTACCATCTCTACACAGCTCTTACAAATCTTGACGAGCAGGTTGCGCGACGTAGGTAGGTAGGTGGCCTAGGCCGCGCCTGACCTAGGCAGTTAGTCACAACCTAGGGTGCCAATTAGAGCTTAATCGCAGCAGCCGAGGGCTGCCCAACGCTTAGGCGACTACCTTGGCCAAGTTTTAGAACACTATGGGAAAGTCATACCTGTACGCTCACATGCCCACACTTGCGTGCTTGTGTGCCAACGCTCATACGAAACCCAGTCAAAACTATATTCGAATTACTCGTCGAGAAGATTAGATCGCCCGACATTTAGTTGTCTTTTccatcactataaataaggggatcctcccccccccccccctcattCAATACGCCAGCTCTTGTACTTACATTCCTTCTTGTATATAACTGTTCCATATTTTTGAGAGGTTAATTTAGGCATTGAAGTGTTTACGTGGGGATcctcaaacacacccttaactAATCTTCTTTGTAGACAAGTCATCGATTGCTCGAAGGGGTCATCTATCTCTATCATTCCACCTGAGAGAGTATCCATCATTATCGCTCTACCCTATGAGAATATAGTTGTCACCTATCATTCTTATAAACCACTCTTATGCCATTCTTAAACGATCTCACAtgcataaatttattgttatagtTCGACAATAAcaattagtatataattaagaaCTAATCAAGTattgagtattttttttctaaattaggAACTAAGTATTGAGATTCATGTTATTTAGATAcaaaattttgatgtttaatGTTGTGCAATTAGGAGGACGAGCAATGAGAGGAGCCACCGACCCCAGGAAATCAAACAAAGCCACATACAATGGAGGCGTGTGGCCTATCTGGATAGCGTGGAGACGCTCTTCGCCCGCCATATATAAAGTCTTCACCTAACACCAAGCATCCGCTTCTATTTGTCAAGGTCGCGCCCAAAgcaccagcagcagcagcagcagccgcgcAGAACGGTTTTCACGTTGATTTTAGAGAGAGGGAGGGACAGAGAGCGATCATATGGCCAAGGCTTTCTCCCTAACGCCGGCGGCTTCGCTTGCAGGCGCCGCGGCGGCGACTACTCGCAGGCTTCCGAGCGCCAGGGGAGCAGGATTTAATCTGTCGcctcctcctccgccgccgcctcctCTCTCTCTGAAATGCCTCCGTTcgtcgctgcctctctctcacCTCCTCCTTCGCCAGGTTCACGTGCTTTCTTTctgtttgtgttttatttttgttcctGTTAAGCTTGTTTTTGaagtgtttgtgtttgtttcgCCTTGAATTTCAGAGAAGGTCGGCGGTTCGTGCGACTGCTGGCGATTTCACAACGGTTGCATCTCCGAAGAGCTTTGCGTCCGATCCCGATCAGCTCAAGCGCGCCAGGGAAGATGTCAAGGAGCTTCTTAAGACTACGTTTTCCCATCCGATTCTCGTAATTAGCCTCTCGTATCCTCTCAGACGCAGTCATGTGTTATTTATCCAACTATAGTCCTTGAATCGGCAACTATAggttcatatatatttttccatttGCGTGTGGTAGACCAAAGCCGTCTGGCCAATAGACCGGTATTTCCAGTGCTGTTGGGAATTAATTAACTGAACGCTACATTAACTTAAACCTGTATTATATGTTCAAACGTTTTTATGTTTCTCTTCAAAATTCAAGTTCTATGCTAGCAGTGTAGTTCCAGAGAATGTTAATTCAGCATGTGTCTGTTGGCATGGTCATCATAGGAAAAGAAGGGAgttaatatgaaaatttgattttaccCCATCTTggctcatataaaaaaaataatgctcAACCAAACTTACTAGTTTCCAGATATATGCAGATTTCTGATGAGAACAAGAAATCTTTCTAATGggagattcaattattcaatagaaaattggagttaccaaacaaaaaaaatggtttCTGCAACTGAACATGCCCTTGGTCTTTACCATAAAGCTTCACAAGGAAAGTGGGTGTGGAGATTTCCTACTGAGCCTAAGAGTTTTTGGAGGATGATGGTGGCTAAGGATTATGGTTGCTGGTGTACAGGTAGGCATAGGTTTCATATGAGTTTGAGAATTTGGAAGGCAATTTTTGGTTCCAAATTTTCTCAAACATATAGCTTTCGAATTTGGGGATGAGATCGGGACCAAATTCTGGCATGCTAGTTGGTGCGTGTAGAGACCTTTTTGTGAGGTTTCTCCAGACTTCTTCGAGATTTCCAGAGATAGAGATGCCTCTGTAAAGCACTTGTTTTCTCTGACATGGGTTGTCTGGTTAGCATACAATAGGTCTAATATCCAGTAAATGGATtctgagattttttttttgtggatttattttgactaattcaTCATCAGGCAGTGGAAAGACAGTTGGATATGGCACCCGTTAAGTGCTTAGAGCTAGAATGGttcataattttctttgaaaGGCTGTACGAAAATTGAAAATGTCACTCATAATGGCTTTCTTTGCTGGATGGCTTCACGTGGATCTGTCTTGATTTGTGGAAGAGCAAATATTATCACTGACTGGTGCTTCTGCTGTGAGGATCTGGGAGAGTTGTTGGATGACCTTCTTTTATGTTTTGCAGTGTTTCAATAGATATGGGATATTGTACTAGCACTTTTTGGAGTTAGTTGGATAATGCCCAAGGTGGTCtcagatttattttttgtgtggccaaagAGCTATTCAAGGAGAGGGTTAAGGTTGCCTTGGAACATCACTTGTCCTTGTGTGATGTGGTGTTTATGGAGGGGAGAAATAAAAGAGCCTTTGAAGGTGCAGAACAGTTTTTGAAGGGaacactaaatcttcttttatgGTTGAGCGAGGGCTCCCCTTTTTGTAGTTCCTCTTTGTTCCTGTTGTTGATGAGATTACATTGTAGGTAATTAGGTTGACAGATTTTGTATTATCTTACAATGTTCACTTCTCTTGGCGCTTTTAATGACATCTTTATACCTTAAtcaggaaaaaagaaattttatatagaTTGTCAagatatattttgaatgttttcattAGTGCAGGTGCGGCTAGGATGGCATGATGCGGGTACTTATAACAAGAACATTGAAGAATGGCCACAAAGAGGTGGAGCTAATGGAAGTCTAAGGTTTGAAGTTGAGCTGAAACATGGTGCCAATGCAGGTAAGTCTGGATTATCCTTCATCTTTTTTTGCTTGTTCATTGAAATGGTGCCTTACAAGCTGGGTTTCCAGGTCTTGTTAATGCACTGAAACTTCTCCAGCCAATCAAAGACAAATATCCTGGTGTGACATATGCTGATCTATTCCAGTTGGCCAGTGCTACTGCAATTGAGGTCATTCTTAGTACTTTTTGAGTTAATATAAACTGCAAAACTAATTTAGATTTCTTTCTTCTATCTCATAAAATGCATTTTCATGgttcacttttttattttttcaattggGAAATTACAGGAGGCTGGTGGCCCCAAAATCCCTATGAAGTATGGAAGAGTGGACGTGTCTTCTCCTGCTGAATGTCCAGAAGAAGGCAGGCTTCCCGGTAAGTTGAGGTCTGCTTTGCAggcaacatatattttttatatccatGCATGGCCACCATTCTTTTGTCATGTGACAACAGTATTACAGAAGCAGTTAGAAACAGCATGGTTACCAAAACATGGAAACTGAATTTGATATATTGATTCACTTCAACTATTCGATGTGTGGAAGCTACTAGAATAAAGCTCCATATTCCATATGGCACATTACTGTGGACCCCTTCCACTTCTCCAAGGGGAGATGGTGTTTTTGTTATCCATATAGCAGTTTGTCTTGTGAAgtaaattttattgtaaaagtgCTTTCTGCATTCTATATGCTCCCAAGGAATCTTGCAAAAAGACATATAGTTAGTCCTATAAGACTGTTAGTGTTTgataattttggattttaatctTCATTGAACTAGCTTTCTGCTGATGATGTTTTCTAGTCctcgaaaaaagaaaaaatcattttctcctGTTATTTTACTGTGATTTTTGACTTAGCACCATTTTTGGGCTTTCATGGTTTAATTGTTATTAAAAATCAACCTGATACATTGTTGTTTGATGCCTTTTGAAGACTTGGTTCAGCTTTGGTTCCAATTCtaacttttgaaatttaattgtATGTGTAGATGCGGGACCCCCTACTCCTGCTGGTCATCTGCGTGATGTTTTCTACAGGATGGGAATGGATGACAAGGTCAGATGACTCAGACCTTCCAAAATATAAGATGATTTTAGATTTCATACTGGTACCTCTCCTTCAAGCTGTGTGGTTTGCAGGAAATAGTTGCACTCTCAGGTGCACACACACTAGGAAGGTCCAGACCAGAACGCAGTGGTTGGGGCAAGCCAGAGACAAAGTACACGGTACTTATTTAGATATAGCTAGTTATGTGAATGCAGAATGAACATGTGATTAAGAGCAACCTCAGTTGGAAAGCACCAAATCAAATAGCTGACTGCTTAGCAAGGATAATCTATTACTTTTTTGATGAACTTGTGTAATCCTATTTTGTTTTCAGGAGGATAATTTGTTGCTGTTCTCGTATACTTGTCTTAATCTTCTTAttgttgtcatttttttttaaactgaAAACATCCTGCAAGTGTCCATTGTTATCATTGgaggtattttttgttttttactgtGCTCCTAGTAACTCCCAGTAACATGTTATAGGTGAATAACATTTGAACACTCCTTTCTCTTATTGGGAGGAGGGtgagtaattttttaaagaGAGATCGGAAAGCCTGTATATGTGGTTAACCATCAAAAACAACAATGAATCTATATCTATTTGGATAGCTGAGAAATAATTAACTGATTGTACTCCAATTCTAAACAGAATCAATTAATTGGTTCCATTACTAAAGGAAATTCTTTATGCTACAGCCAAAAACCCACCTGCTCATACAAATGGGATCCCTTTGTTTTAGTTTGttcattgtatatatatgttgtcaTAGGTATCAGTAGATGAAAAAGTGTTGGTTTTTGTAAAGCAGGGAGGTTAGGATGTGCCAAAAGAAGGGGTGGGTATTCAGGAGTCCAAGTGGCAGATCACCGTGCATTGGAGTTGTTATGTGATTCCTTATGTTATCTGATGTAATACTTCAAAAGTTACTGACAAAATAGCCAAGTATTCAGCTTATGCAGGTAAAAGGCATGCTCAGGTCTACTGGAATAAGCAAATGGGTTGATTCTCCAAATAATATGATTATCTAATAAAAAGTAGGCATTCTTGAAGCCTATATCTTTGAAGTTGGCTATTGTCATGTAACCAGGTACAAGGCGAGAAAGCCATTAGGCGGGAGGGGATAATATGGATTGTATCAAGGGTCCTATTGTAATAAGGGAAAAGAGGCAATTATATAGAAGTGTGTAGAAGATGTATAGTTTGAATTTCTGGTGCCAATCCTCTCAAGATTGGTATATAAGCCGAACCCCTAAGCTAATTGAGGCATTGGTGAATACAATTGATTCAATTCCcgactctctttctctttctctctctctctctctcctactACTCTCTTCAATCAGACACAATTCTCCATTGATTACAGGGGAATTCCCCTTGGCAGAACCAGACTCTAATAATTTGTTATCAAAGCAAGGTCTCGGGCTCAAGGAAAGATCCTCCTGATTTGATCATGGCGGATGGGACAAGAATGAAGCTGATGGAGGCACAACTTCAACAGGTGTCGACAATGGTAGTAGACATGCAGATCTGAATGGAAACACTTGAGAGTTCAGTAGACTCAATGGTGGAGAGAAGGATCAAAGGGGCCATGAATAGGTGGCTCCAAGAAAGAAGGGAGTAGAATGCGAGGCTGTAAGATCAGATGAGGGAGCAAGGCCGAATCCTACAGGATCAAATGTAGCAGTTTATGATGATGTTCACCAGCCAAACCCAAGTAAGACTCTCTCCTGCATTCCTTCTTAGGGAGAGATCTGAGCCAATATTACTTGGTCAGGGAGTGAGTTCCCGATCTGATGGGTCGGCTAAAATTGAGATAGAACCTCAAGGAGTAGGGGAGAATGAAGGAGGAATGAGGCATGGAAATATGACTGGTTCTAATCAGATTGGATTTCCAATACCGAAGATGGAGATCCCCTTATTCAATGGCCATAACCCAAGATGGTGGGTGAGGCATTGTGAAGGGATGTTCAGCACACTGTGGTTGAACAACAAAATGTGACCTTAGTGGCTGCCTATCTGAATGACGCGGGAGACGCATGGTTCCAAGGATGGAGTGGGGTGAAGGAGAATTGTTCATGGGCAAAGTTTGTGTGGAGGATCTCTGCGATTGTTTTGGGGAAAGAGGAATGTTCGATGTTGTAgaggaatttaacaaattaaggcAGGAGGGAACGGTCCAAACCTATCAGCAAAAAAATGAGGAGTTGAAAGCTCTAATGCTGATTTTGAATCCCACCCTTACTGAAGGTTATTTCGTATCAAGCTTCATTAGTGGCTTGAACGATGACTTACGTTCTACAGTTAAGATGTTTCAACCTAGGACCATTAAGCAAACTGCAGTGTGTGCCAAGTTATAGGAACTGACCATAGGGGCACTTATGAAGAAGCAAAGAGGGATCAGTAAGGGGTGGCAGAATGGATCAATACAATAGGGGAACAAGGGGTGGAGTAGAGGTGGTGGACAAAGTGGTCAGGGGGGGTAAGGCGTTGGCTCTCTGGCACCCCCACAACAGATGGCCAATAAATTGTTGGAACAGAAGAGGCAGGCAGGCCTCTGTTTCCAATGGATAGACA from Diospyros lotus cultivar Yz01 chromosome 8, ASM1463336v1, whole genome shotgun sequence carries:
- the LOC127807937 gene encoding probable L-ascorbate peroxidase 6, chloroplastic/mitochondrial isoform X2; its protein translation is MAKAFSLTPAASLAGAAAATTRRLPSARGAGFNLSPPPPPPPPLSLKCLRSSLPLSHLLLRQRRSAVRATAGDFTTVASPKSFASDPDQLKRAREDVKELLKTTFSHPILVRLGWHDAGTYNKNIEEWPQRGGANGSLRFEVELKHGANAGLVNALKLLQPIKDKYPGVTYADLFQLASATAIEEAGGPKIPMKYGRVDVSSPAECPEEGRLPDAGPPTPAGHLRDVFYRMGMDDKEIVALSGAHTLGRSRPERSGWGKPETKYTKDGPGAPGGHSWTVQWLKFDNSYFKDIKERKDEDLLVLPTDAVIFEDPSFKVYAEKYAEDQDAFFKDYAEAHAKLSNLGAKFEPPEGFSLEDVPATPVPEKFSAAKYSSGKD
- the LOC127807937 gene encoding probable L-ascorbate peroxidase 6, chloroplastic/mitochondrial isoform X1; amino-acid sequence: MAKAFSLTPAASLAGAAAATTRRLPSARGAGFNLSPPPPPPPPLSLKCLRSSLPLSHLLLRQRRSAVRATAGDFTTVASPKSFASDPDQLKRAREDVKELLKTTFSHPILVRLGWHDAGTYNKNIEEWPQRGGANGSLRFEVELKHGANAGLVNALKLLQPIKDKYPGVTYADLFQLASATAIEEAGGPKIPMKYGRVDVSSPAECPEEGRLPDAGPPTPAGHLRDVFYRMGMDDKEIVALSGAHTLGRSRPERSGWGKPETKYTKDGPGAPGGHSWTVQWLKFDNSYFKDIKERKDEDLLVLPTDAVIFEDPSFKVYAEKYAEDQDAFFKDYAEAHAKLSNLGAKFEPPEGFSLEDVPATPVPEKFSAAKYSSGKRELSESMKQKIRAEYEAIGGAPDKPLQSNYFLNIIIVIAVLALLTFLFGN